AATTTCTGTTTAATATTTGCTAACGGTTGTATATATCATTGTTTTTACACCTTTTGCCAATCAGAATATAGTTATCTCAAGAGTTTTGATTATAGCCAGGAGAAATTTCCAGTGCAACGATATTGGATAGTACACATTGAGAAGTCCAAAATCAATGGTTTTCTTGACTTTATTGGAATGTTTGAATGGATAGATAATTTTTCAGCCCACAGGCGGACAATGGTAGGCATCTCATGGGAAAACAAATCCGAGTCATTGAGTTGAGTGAATTTTCATTTTATTTACCTACTTTTTTGTTTGATTTAAAGTTTAAGGTTATGATTTATTTGTTGTTTCCCACATTTTTGAAATCGGTTCAGCTAAACCATATCACCACACCAATAGTCATAACTATTAAGCTGCCTAGCGTCGCCAAGGCAGCAATGCCACGTGAGTTGCGAGAGAGCGGTCGAAAGAGCAACGCAATGCGACCAACCAAAAACATTGGAGGTGCAGCCTTCAGCAGGTCACGCTGCGCCTGTGGTCCCGCGTGCTTCAACACTTCGTGAAAATATCCGATGCCTCGAGCCAGTGGACCAAACATCGCTACACTCTGTGGTTTTACTGGGTTTTTGCCAGCCGAAACACGCTCCAATGTTTGCTCCAATCCCTGTTCATCGCCAGCCCAAAGAGAACGGAATGCAATCTTGCCATCTGTATTCATGAGATAGGCAGCATTTGGCTTCGTGTCTAAGGCTCGATGTAGACTCCCATCGATGTCGTCAACAGCTACTGTCCAAGGTATATCATAATGGCCCTTCATAGCCTTTGCATGTTCGAGCTTTTCGTCAAGAGTTTCCGGCTGCTGATAGTTCTC
Above is a window of candidate division KSB1 bacterium DNA encoding:
- a CDS encoding redoxin domain-containing protein, producing MGEKNNIKGSAAKASEYRFKRLRTQLLIQDFQFKKTAPGPGDPLPEFDLVTTTGDRIKTKDYIDKQPLLLIFGSVTCPMTVSSFTPLKRLYSKFGDKITFVMLNVREAHPGENYQQPETLDEKLEHAKAMKGHYDIPWTVAVDDIDGSLHRALDTKPNAAYLMNTDGKIAFRSLWAGDEQGLEQTLERVSAGKNPVKPQSVAMFGPLARGIGYFHEVLKHAGPQAQRDLLKAAPPMFLVGRIALLFRPLSRNSRGIAALATLGSLIVMTIGVVIWFS